Proteins encoded in a region of the Streptomyces sp. NBC_00310 genome:
- a CDS encoding MEDS domain-containing protein: MTTQHPAERAVPVERLRLGDHACMGPEGVEGESPWKVFTAFTRTSLARGEKVLLVMDPDDLSDDEVVALLDRGSGQVVAARADGQLSLKRNTEIYVPDGRFQEQRTIDTYASEVDRARDEGWAGLRVTADMSWAPRTHLGHDRLLDYEASVAPLFADPLFTAICWYDRRRFDDDLTAAVGKVHPLRVMERLDSLEATGTPDGGRLAGTAELSTRTEFVEALREALEHRDDSGPSHFVLDLRDLCFMEAHCAWQLISLAASLPAGSEVTVRCGELLGLVLGQLGAGEVPQLVVSVEGDEDGEDAG; encoded by the coding sequence ATGACGACCCAGCACCCCGCGGAGCGAGCCGTGCCGGTCGAGCGGCTGCGGCTGGGGGATCACGCGTGCATGGGGCCGGAGGGCGTGGAGGGGGAGTCGCCGTGGAAGGTGTTCACGGCGTTCACCCGGACGAGCCTGGCGCGCGGGGAGAAGGTCCTGCTGGTCATGGACCCGGACGACCTGAGCGACGACGAGGTGGTCGCGCTGCTGGACCGGGGCAGCGGACAGGTCGTGGCGGCGCGGGCCGACGGTCAGCTGTCGCTGAAGCGGAACACCGAGATCTACGTGCCCGACGGCCGCTTCCAGGAGCAGCGCACGATCGACACGTACGCCTCCGAGGTCGACCGCGCCCGTGACGAGGGCTGGGCGGGGCTGCGGGTCACCGCCGACATGAGCTGGGCTCCCCGCACGCACCTCGGCCACGACCGGCTGCTCGACTACGAGGCGTCCGTGGCACCGCTGTTCGCGGACCCCCTGTTCACCGCGATCTGCTGGTACGACCGCCGACGGTTCGACGACGACCTGACGGCCGCCGTCGGCAAGGTCCACCCTCTGCGGGTCATGGAACGTCTCGACTCCCTGGAGGCCACCGGGACCCCGGACGGCGGGCGGCTGGCCGGCACCGCCGAGCTGAGCACGCGGACCGAGTTCGTCGAGGCCCTGCGCGAGGCGCTGGAACACCGTGACGACTCCGGGCCCAGCCACTTCGTCCTCGACCTCCGTGACCTGTGCTTCATGGAGGCCCACTGCGCCTGGCAGCTGATCAGCCTCGCCGCGTCGCTCCCGGCCGGCAGCGAGGTCACCGTGCGCTGCGGCGAACTGCTGGGGCTGGTGCTGGGGCAGCTGGGCGCCGGCGAGGTGCCCCAGCTGGTGGTCAGCGTGGAGGGAGACGAGGACGGGGAGGACGCCGGGTGA
- a CDS encoding class I SAM-dependent methyltransferase, whose amino-acid sequence MPRALPTTSPAPSPAQAPRRGLRDFYEDPSVPVASGTPRSLAQARMLAAALGPAATGGPRTILDIGCGDGTAAATAAPLLAGHRLIGVDWSQDALRRARTRVPYAIRGELADGGLPFRSESADAVLFSEVIEHLVDPDAALDEIRRVLRPGGHLMLSTPNLAAWYNRALLLAGVQPVFSEVSLRGIHGRPGTEVVGHLRLYTARALREFVAASGFEVVRLRGAPFHGVPRPLRPLDRLACAAPSAASILLLHARRT is encoded by the coding sequence ATGCCACGAGCACTGCCGACCACCTCGCCCGCCCCGTCCCCGGCCCAGGCTCCGCGCAGGGGACTTCGGGACTTCTACGAGGACCCGTCCGTCCCCGTCGCCTCCGGCACCCCCCGCAGCCTCGCCCAGGCCCGCATGCTGGCGGCCGCCCTGGGCCCGGCGGCCACCGGCGGCCCCCGCACCATCCTCGACATCGGCTGCGGCGACGGCACGGCGGCGGCCACCGCCGCCCCCCTCCTCGCCGGCCACCGCCTCATCGGCGTCGACTGGTCCCAGGACGCCCTCCGACGCGCCCGCACCCGCGTCCCGTACGCGATCCGCGGCGAACTGGCCGACGGCGGGCTGCCGTTCAGGTCGGAGTCGGCCGACGCCGTCCTGTTCAGCGAGGTCATCGAGCACCTGGTCGACCCGGACGCGGCCCTCGACGAGATCCGCCGCGTCCTGCGCCCCGGCGGTCATCTGATGCTGTCGACACCCAATCTCGCCGCCTGGTACAACCGCGCCCTGCTGCTCGCGGGCGTCCAGCCGGTGTTCTCGGAGGTGAGCCTGCGCGGCATCCACGGCCGCCCCGGGACGGAGGTCGTCGGCCATCTCCGGCTCTACACCGCCCGCGCGCTGCGGGAGTTCGTGGCCGCGTCCGGCTTCGAGGTCGTACGGCTGCGCGGGGCGCCCTTCCACGGCGTACCGCGCCCGCTGCGTCCGCTGGACCGGCTGGCCTGCGCGGCCCCGTCGGCCGCGTCGATCCTGCTGCTGCACGCACGGAGGACGTAG
- a CDS encoding Trm112 family protein, which translates to MNPDDPLLQILACPLDKGPLHLVVHEEEQRPDTTTATTAPASESLYNPRLHRRYPIVDGIPQLLPSSGEQVTEDEHERLSALLRGMGS; encoded by the coding sequence ATGAACCCCGACGACCCGTTGCTCCAGATCCTGGCGTGCCCGCTGGACAAGGGGCCGCTGCACCTGGTGGTCCACGAGGAGGAACAGCGGCCCGACACGACCACCGCCACCACCGCCCCGGCGTCGGAGTCGCTCTACAACCCCCGGCTGCACCGCCGTTACCCGATCGTCGACGGCATTCCGCAGCTGCTGCCGTCGTCGGGCGAGCAGGTGACGGAGGACGAACACGAGAGGCTCTCCGCACTCCTGAGGGGAATGGGTTCATGA
- a CDS encoding FkbM family methyltransferase, whose product MTTLAARLAPLLPDRLIAATARLVYPRFEPELARLDELCPPQCGTAVDVGGWYGPWTRRLAGRAGRVVTVEPVPRLARLLTSAAPANVRVVQAAASDHPGTARLWLPPGDDGERGVSSLVRRDIHARALDVRCVTLDGLGLTDVGFVKIDVDGNELAVLRGASGLLVRDRPALFVELESRIQPITPVVELLAGLGYAGWVLPAGTWLPLDPAALEAHQARTAYMASKGLLRRVLPFAGPRYVNSVLFLPDGRRPGGRAPASGAVRHDGPHVLREAPRSR is encoded by the coding sequence ATGACCACGCTCGCCGCCCGGCTCGCGCCGCTCCTCCCGGACCGGCTGATCGCCGCGACCGCCCGGCTCGTCTACCCGCGCTTCGAACCGGAGCTCGCCCGGCTCGACGAGCTGTGCCCGCCGCAGTGCGGTACGGCGGTGGACGTCGGCGGCTGGTACGGCCCCTGGACGCGCCGGCTGGCGGGGCGGGCCGGGCGGGTGGTGACCGTCGAGCCGGTGCCCCGGCTGGCGCGGCTGCTCACCTCGGCGGCCCCCGCCAACGTCCGCGTCGTCCAGGCCGCCGCGTCGGACCACCCGGGCACGGCCCGCCTCTGGCTGCCGCCCGGCGACGACGGCGAACGGGGGGTGTCGTCCCTGGTCCGCCGGGACATCCACGCCCGCGCGCTCGACGTCCGCTGCGTCACCCTCGACGGCCTCGGCCTCACGGACGTCGGATTCGTCAAGATCGACGTCGACGGCAACGAACTGGCCGTCCTGCGCGGCGCGTCCGGCCTCCTCGTCCGCGACCGCCCGGCCCTCTTCGTCGAACTGGAGTCCCGTATCCAGCCGATCACCCCGGTCGTCGAGCTCCTCGCCGGCCTCGGCTACGCCGGCTGGGTCCTCCCCGCCGGTACCTGGCTCCCGCTCGACCCGGCCGCCCTGGAGGCCCACCAGGCGCGTACGGCGTACATGGCGTCCAAGGGGCTGCTCCGCCGCGTCCTGCCGTTCGCCGGGCCCCGGTACGTCAACTCGGTGCTGTTCCTGCCGGACGGGCGCCGCCCGGGTGGGCGAGCCCCCGCCTCCGGCGCCGTACGTCACGATGGACCCCATGTCCTCCGCGAAGCGCCCCGGTCCCGATAG